The Plasmodium yoelii strain 17X genome assembly, chromosome: 8 genome includes a region encoding these proteins:
- a CDS encoding long chain fatty acid elongation enzyme, putative: protein MKIINEEYWAPGKGRELAIKYEPIILTISFLYIPIILIFQKIMKKRKEIEAKYIKILWNLSLSFFSFLGVLFIILYDKNVLKYIILEEKEYSAITRAVICIFTLTKVIEYGDTIFLILKKKKLTFLHSYHHLTVVIYCLYSQKELVSHAHYFVFLNLIVHSIMYCYFGCIYIIPKIVYKFRKIITCLQIFQMFIGIFISYYAIQNVDNNIYIQNAIASFILYLTYAFLFLNFYFNNYYRNIKGDVATHMISIHVLGFIGFIMLCKSKDIFKLFAEVLIGSIFTLSLLKFSFYFNENYYYSYKNKIPETNFNDQMHMFKKYKNIYYSNMALLKKIIINMIKTFLLCFNGFATYAHDNIFIFVNFYSKKIKEIQNDETFLGKQETDNDKIIATKSKKEKNNFSDNVTQKYNNDKNVENEDERVEKTNIKSLKNSLQFQNFYNLIKYIYNTSIISYIISKPPIDNISRKENQKNEDISVQPHVYQNYNLFYIIKKIIKSYLLYLICLIIPIYYGLKVYNNAILGLCVHGAFRWIIEIYSTKIFKKSNKKKVY, encoded by the coding sequence atgaaaattataaacgaAGAGTATTGGGCCCCAGGAAAGGGGAGAGAACTAGCGATAAAATATGAACCAATAATTTTAACaatatcttttttatatattccaaTAATTCttattttccaaaaaataatgaaaaaaagaaaagaaattgaagcaaaatatataaaaatattatggaaTTTGAGtctatcttttttttcatttttaggagttttatttattatattatatgataaaaatgttttaaaatatataattttagaagaaaaagaatataGTGCTATAACCAGAGCAgtcatatgtatatttacaTTAACAAAAGTAATTGAATATGGagatacaatatttttaattttaaaaaaaaaaaaattaactttTTTGCATAGTTATCATCATTTAACTGTTgtaatatattgtttatattctCAAAAAGAGTTAGTATCACATGCacattattttgtatttttaaatttaatagtACATAGTATTATGTATTGTTATTTTggttgtatatatattataccaaaaatagtatataaatttcgtaaaattataacatgtTTACAAATATTTCAAATGTTTATaggaatatttatatcatattatgCTATTCAAAATGTAgacaataatatttatatacaaaatgcAATTGCAAGttttattctatatttaacatatgcatttttatttttaaatttttattttaataattattatagaaatataaaagGAGATGTTGCAACACATATGATAAGCATACATGTATTAGGATTTATTGGATTCATAATGTTGTGTAAAAGTaaagatatttttaaattatttgctGAAGTATTAATTGGATCTATATTTACATTATCTTTactaaaattttcattttattttaatgaaaattattattattcttataaaaataaaataccaGAAACTAATTTTAATGATCAGATGCatatgtttaaaaaatataaaaatatttattattcaaatatggctttattaaaaaaaattattattaatatgataaaaacatttttattatgttttaatggGTTTGCAACATATGCCcatgataatatttttatttttgtaaatttttattcaaaaaaaattaaagagaTTCAAAATGACGAAACCTTTTTAGGAAAACAAGAAACAGACAATGATAAGATTATTGCTACTAAAagtaaaaaggaaaaaaataatttttcagaCAATGTaacacaaaaatataataacgaTAAAAATGTAGAGAATGAAGATGAACGTGTGGAGAagacaaatataaaatccTTAAAAAATTCTTTAcaatttcaaaatttttacaatttaataaaatatatatataatacatctATTATATCctatataatatcaaaacCACCTATAGATAATATTTCGAGAAaagaaaatcaaaaaaatgaagatatatCAGTACAACCCCATGtatatcaaaattataatttgttttatataattaaaaaaatcatcaaatcttatttattatatcttatttgtttaattataCCAATATATTATGGCCTCAAAGTTTACAACAATGCAATATTAGGATTATGTGTTCATGGGGCATTTAGATGGATTATTGAAATATATTCaactaaaatatttaaaaaatcaaacaaaaaaaaagtttattAA
- a CDS encoding chaperone, putative, translated as MNKIKYAFPLLWKHNIIGNTIKINPMSSKIIDRVFINSNKTNILNFSNRTKIKKVKCYSCNCDINIETLVPLCCQSCKALISVDVFKIFNFFELFDIEPTYDIDKNILKKKFNDIQKIYHPDRNSQNPEMEKVNEVSSYINNAYKTLLNDIDRAIYIMDKKYNYKIHEEENLEDEQFLFEIVEINEEINNPDANIVELAKKYKDKYQDHVEKIKLYFKQKDFDNVINALKRLKFINRILDRLQNI; from the exons atgaataaaattaaatatgcaTTTCCCTTATTGTGGAAACACAACATAATAGGAAAtacgataaaaataaatcctATGTCTTCAAAAATAATTGATAGGGTTTTCATAA ATAGTAATAAAACTAATATCTTAAATTTTAGTAACagaacaaaaattaaaaaagtaaaatgcTATAGTTGTAATTGTGATATAAATATCGAAACTCTAGTACCTTTGTGTTGTCag AGTTGTAAGGCATTGATTAGTGTAGACGTGTTTAAAATCTTTAACTTTTTCGAGCTTTTTGACAT AGAACCGACCTATGATATagacaaaaatattttaaaaaaaaaatttaatgatattcaaaaaatataccaTCCTGACCGAAACTCTCAAAATCCTGAA ATGGAAAAGGTAAATGAAGTATCAAGTTACATAAACAATGCTTATAAAACTCTCTTAAATGATATAGATCGAGCTATATATATCATGGATAAGAAATATAATTACAAG ATACATGAAGAAGAAAACTTAGAGGatgaacaatttttatttgaaattGTTGAG ataaACGAGGAAATTAACAATCCTGATGCGAACATTGTCGAATTGGCAAA GAAATATAAAGACAAATATCAAGACCatgtagaaaaaataaaactttaTTTCAAACAAAAA gatTTTGACAATGTTATAAATGCTTTAAAAAggttaaaatttataaatagaaTTTTGGATAGgttgcaaaatatataa
- a CDS encoding CS domain protein, putative: MRKWLSIIILIVIQICTKYIKTIKIRKSNTIIINQRNGNVIKKRYYPNYFINNTLGIKKKRKKKLYDFKLYRGCGTTCSYEWVENDDNIEIKIRLSPNVCSNDIQYRLTDNYIYAKIKEKPQSLIEGKLKGFVDINYSTWFLEKYQNYSILNIFLKKKYRGINEWVGVVEKENILHISYDNLTSKQNNLDSNCYKSTEPNELLYSQIFEGAKIDDIYNFLINWVNKKSNNQNEFGIPILKLKTTINTNDYDIEILISGYDIKWLAQDSLVLKLCSGKNQTELFIHRGKIATGISGQFGNMISHLIKDCEEQIIKKLQHDIKGVFYLNPTSKKINQLMHEHSPQNSYDYVIGETGEKKHISTNEENTLSKKCDDHGHNNMNKLEKNENCDYTHNKEIRKDSPEEELIVKELQLNSKVKLSCDDKSKEPEFMKDWSEEKKIEFRRNSILELKKNLELSQENKLTLKLEDYINYMKMSFDLTEDESKLIWKKASRKSNEQKNREKYYRFIEIENLTDKISMYNNENIDSFSNSYMPVDSEKDIHTFDDSNFTDDSNENSDKKEKKYGEKYMNLTPNMESSENKVDQDMNKRFYNCLEEELFDSGNKSEVTIYDTYINSNDKEKKEMRKKWKKNELRLNTLINELKYADEEMVSVICNNYRDVLLSDEYACLMKIRLKEYPPQDIDDKKILQIINSFVMSLYDDIKIVMEHEEKEHLKKIHLICEKAIHDEKGLNDFIESMKPLLDYSFLGYIKHAIKIEKENIKAQNLDFREHPSDWLIILMIIQKGIYSILEKDIWQDVINISVIIGHEQPSVRKTILTTMVGSMPKADWIFFKDIIKTLFKSVQEKKLTANHFPNFPHIIEAIFQLNYDIEQILPDWFIKEMLDEYDKSVVELMISKKPLFWKMKETKWDKNFVQNFKKMQIQKYKEYESHRI, translated from the coding sequence atgagAAAATGGCTatctataataatattaatcgTGATACAAATTTGTACtaagtatataaaaacaattaagaTTCGAAAAAGTAatacaataataattaatcAAAGAAATggaaatgtaataaaaaaacgaTATTAtccaaattattttataaataatacattaggaataaaaaaaaaaagaaaaaaaaaattatacgaTTTTAAATTGTATAGAGGATGTGGAACAACATGTTCATATGAATGGGTAGAAAATGATGAcaatatagaaataaaaattagacTATCTCCAAATGTGTGTTCTAATGATATACAATATAGATTAACagataattatatttatgcaaaaataaaagaaaaaccCCAAAGCTTAATAGAAGGCAAACTAAAAGGGTTTGTtgatataaattattctACTTGgtttttagaaaaatatcaaaattatagtatattaaatatatttttaaaaaaaaaatatagaggTATTAATGAATGGGTAGGGGTagtagaaaaagaaaatatattacacatATCATATGACAATTTAACAtctaaacaaaataatttggATTCTAATTGTTATAAAAGTACAGAACCaaatgaattattatatagtCAGATTTTTGAAGGAGCAAAAAttgatgatatatataattttttaattaattgggtaaataaaaaatctaATAATCAAAATGAATTTGGTATACCTATACTGAAATTAAAAACTACTATTAATACTAATGACTATGATATAGAAATATTAATCTCGGGGTATGATATAAAATGGCTAGCTCAAGATAGCTTggtattaaaattatgttcAGGTAAAAATCAAACCgaattatttatacatagAGGTAAAATAGCTACAGGTATAAGTGGACAATTTGGAAATATGATAAGTCATCTTATTAAAGATTGTGAagaacaaattataaaaaaattacaacaTGATATAAAAggtgttttttatttaaatccaacttctaaaaaaataaatcaattaaTGCATGAACATTCTCCTCAAAATAGCTATGATTATGTAATAGGAGAAACaggagaaaaaaaacatatttccacaaatgaagaaaatacaTTGAGCAAAAAATGTGATGACCATGgtcataataatatgaacaagctagaaaaaaatgaaaattgtGATTACACACACAATAAAGAAATACGAAAAGATAGTCCAGAAGAAGAACTTATAGTAAAAGAATTGCAGTTGAATTCGAAAGTAAAACTTAGTTGTGATGATAAATCAAAAGAACCTGAATTCATGAAAGATTGGtcagaagaaaaaaaaatagaatttAGAAGAAATTCAATATTggaactaaaaaaaaatttagaattatctcaagaaaataaattaacacTAAAATTAGAagattatattaattatatgaaaatgtCTTTTGATTTAACAGAAGATGAATCAAAATTAATTTGGAAAAAAGCAAGTCGTAAATCTAACGAACAAAAAAATagagaaaaatattatcGATTTATTGAAATAGAAAATTTAACAGATAAAATTAGTATGTATAACAATGAAAATATTGATTCATTTTCAAATTCGTATATGCCAGTGGATTCAGAAAAAGATATCCACACATTTGATGATTCAAATTTTACAGATGATAGTAATGAAAACAgtgataaaaaagaaaaaaaatatggagaaaaatatatgaatttaaCACCAAATATGGAAAGTAGCGAAAATAAAGTTGACCAAGATATGAATAAACGATTTTATAATTGTTTAGAAGAAGAATTATTTGATTCTGGAAATAAATCAGAAGTAACAATatatgatacatatataaatagcaATGATAAGgagaaaaaagaaatgagaaaaaaatggaaaaaaaatgaactaaGATTAAATACACTAATAAATGAACTAAAATATGCAGATGAAGAAATGGTTAGTGTTATTTGTAATAACTATCGAGATGTTTTACTTAGTGACGAATATGCAtgtttaatgaaaataagatTAAAAGAATATCCACCTCAAGATattgatgataaaaaaattttacaaaTTATTAACAGTTTTGTTATGAGCTTATATGATGATATTAAAATAGTTATGGAACATGAAGAAAAagaacatttaaaaaaaattcatctTATTTGTGAAAAAGCTATACATGATGAAAAAGGGTTAAATGATTTTATCGAATCAATGAAACCTTTATTAGATTATTCTTTTCTTGGTTATATTAAACATGctataaaaattgaaaaagaaaatataaaagcacAAAATTTAGATTTTAGAGAACATCCTTCTGACtggttaataattttaatgattaTACAAAAAGGTATATATTcaattttagaaaaagatATTTGGCAAGATGTTATTAATATTAGTGTAATAATTGGTCATGAACAACCAAGTGTAagaaaaacaattttaaCAACTATGGTGGGTTCTATGCCTAAAGCAGATtggatattttttaaagacATTATTAAAACTTTATTTAAAAGTGTTcaggaaaaaaaattaacagcTAACCATTTTCCAAATTTCCCACATATTATAGAAGCTATTTTTCAATTAAATTATGACATTGAACAAATTTTACCTGACTGGTTCATAAAAGAAATGCTCGATGAATATGACAAATCAGTTGTAGAATTAATGATATCAAAAAAACCTCTCTTTTGGAAAATGAAGGAAACGAAATGGGACAAGAATTTTGTCcagaattttaaaaaaatgcaaatacAAAAATACAAAGAATATGAAAGCCATCgaatttaa